One segment of Sulfobacillus thermosulfidooxidans DSM 9293 DNA contains the following:
- a CDS encoding YidH family protein produces the protein MGQHHEDQAQKIAMYTDPRVLQANERTLLSWIRTGIALVTFGFVITKFGLLEYLVAPQFRAYLPRHIRIGPYLGATLSFFAVMVQVVAIVRYRRIFDGFHKGLNLIGAHTPMVLGVVMVFFSLVISIYLLF, from the coding sequence AAGATCAGGCGCAAAAAATTGCGATGTATACCGATCCCCGCGTGCTGCAAGCCAATGAGCGCACGTTATTGTCCTGGATTCGTACCGGTATTGCGCTCGTCACTTTTGGGTTTGTGATTACCAAATTCGGCCTGTTGGAATATCTCGTGGCGCCACAATTCCGCGCTTATTTACCCCGCCATATTCGCATTGGTCCCTATTTGGGCGCGACCTTATCGTTCTTTGCGGTAATGGTGCAAGTGGTGGCCATTGTTCGCTACCGGCGCATTTTTGACGGGTTCCATAAAGGCCTTAATCTCATTGGAGCCCATACTCCTATGGTTTTGGGTGTTGTTATGGTCTTTTTCAGTTTGGTTATTAGCATCTACTTGTTGTTTTAA